One Streptomyces sp. 1331.2 genomic window, CCAACGCCTGGGCGATCACCACCGGCTCGCACACCTACGCCATCGGCGGCAACAGCCAGGCGGAGCACTTCCGGGCCGCGAACGCCATCTCCGGCTACCTCACCGACGACACCTGCGAACTCTGCAACTCCTACAACATGCTCAAGCTGACCCGGGAACTGTGGCAGCTGAACCCGGACCAGGCCTCGTACTTCGACTTCTACGAGAAGACGCTGCTCAACCACGTCCTCGGCGCCCAGAACCCGGCCGACCCGCACGGCCACATCACCTACTTCAGCTCCCTCAACCCGGGTGGCCGCCGGGGCAAGGGCCCGGCCTGGGGCGGCGGCACCTGGAGCACCGACTACGGCACCTTCTGGTGCTGCCAGGGAACGGGCGTCGAGTCCAACACCAAGCTGATGGACTCCGTCTACTTCCACGACGGCACCACCCTCACGGTGAACCTGTTCCTGCCGTCCGTCCTGGACTGGACCCAGCGGGGCATCACCGTCACCCAGACCACCGCGTTCCCGGCCGAGGACACCACGACGCTCAAGGTCACCGGCAGCGTCGGCGGGACGTGGTCCCTGCGCGTCCGCATCCCCGGGTGGACCTCGGGCGCCGTCGTCAGCGTCAACGGCGTCGCGCAGAGCGTCGCGGCCACCCCGGGCACGTACGCCACCCTCACCCGGTCCTGGGTCTCCGGCGACACCGTCACCGTGAAGCTCCCGATGCGGGTGGCCCTCCAAGCCGCCAACGACAGCCCGGGCGTCGCGGCGGTCACCTACGGCCCCGCCGTCCTGGCCGGCAACTACGGCAGCACCGCGCTGTCCGCCCTCCCGGCCCTGGACGCCGCCACGATCACCCGGACCAGCAGCACCGCCCTCGCCTTCACGGCCACCGCCGACGGAGCGAAGGTCGACCTCGGCCCGTTCCACGACGCCCAGGGCTTCAACTACACCGTCTACTGGCGGACCGACAGCGCGAGCTTCCGTCTGGTCAACGCGGCCAGCGGCCTCGTCCTCGGCATCCAGAACACGTCCACCGCCGACGGCGGCCTCGCCCTGCAGTGGCCCGACACCGGCACCGCCGACCACAACTGGGCCCTCGTCGTCGACGGCGCCGCACTGCGGCTGCGCAACGCCAACAGCGGCAAGGTCCTCGGCGTGAAGGACATGTCCACCGCCGACAACGCCCCGATCCTCCAGTGGGCCGACTCGGGCACCGCCGACCACCGGTGGACCGTCGTCGACGCCGGCAACGGCTACTACAAGCTCCAGAACGTCAACAGCGGCAAGCTGCTCGGCATCGCCGGCGGCTCCACCGCCCAGGGCGCCGCAGCCGTCCAGCTGCCCGACAGCGGTTCCGCCGCCGGCCAGTGGCAGTTCGCCCCCGTCGGCGCCCGGCGGATCCAGAACGTCGCCAGCGGGCGGCTGCTCGGCATCCGGGACATGTCCACCGCCGACGGCGGCCTGGCCATCCAGTGGGACGACAACGGCACCGCCGACCACCTCTGGACGGCCGCCCTCGACACCGGCGGCTACCTGCGCCTGCGCAACGCCAACAGCGGCAAGGTCCTCGCCACGGAGAACGGCGGCACCGCCAACGGCACCCGGATCGTCCAGTGGGCCGACAACGGCGCCGCCGACCACCGGTGGCGCCTGCGCCACGGTGGCGGCGACACCTTCCGGATCCAGTGCGCCGACAGCGGCCGCGTCCTCGGCATCTCCGGTGCCTCCACCGCCTCGGGAGCGCAGGCCGTGCTCTGGGACGACAACGGCACCAGCGACCACCTGTGGCGGTTCATCTGATCCGGCGCCGGATCGCGGTCGCCGCGGGGTGATCGCAGCCGGATCCCGCAGCAACGCTGCCCGGATCCGGCTGCGATCAGCGGTGGTCGTTCAGCGGTGGTCGTTCAGCGGTTCACCGCCCGCATCCCGTCCTCGTCGTAGCGCTCGCCCGCCACCTCGGGCAGCTCGGCGTCGATCCGGGCCAGGTCGTCCTCGGTCAACTCGACGTCGACCGCGCCCGCGTTCTGCTCCAGGTAGGTGCGGCGCTTGGTACCGGGGATCGGCACGAGGTCCTCGCCGCGGGCGAGGACCCAGGCGATCGCCAACTGGGCCGGAGTGACGCTCTT contains:
- a CDS encoding beta-L-arabinofuranosidase domain-containing protein, with translation MPAHPFSRRAMFRATGAAAVAAAAGPVLGPVTAAADTPPVRSDVGVSTVPFELGQVRLTSSRWLDNQNRTLAYLRFVDVDRLLYNFRANHRLSTNAAAANGGWDDPGFPFRTHVQGHFLSAWAQAAVALGDTTCRDKADRMVAELAKCQANNAAAGFSAGYLSGFPEADFASLEAGRLSNGNVPYYCVHKTMAGLLDVWRLLDNTQARDVLLALADWVDRRTAALGYSTMQSVLGTEFGGMSEVLADLCQQTGDTRWLTTAQRFDHAAVLDPLAANLDRLNGLHANTQVPKWIGAVRAYKATGTTRYRDIAANAWAITTGSHTYAIGGNSQAEHFRAANAISGYLTDDTCELCNSYNMLKLTRELWQLNPDQASYFDFYEKTLLNHVLGAQNPADPHGHITYFSSLNPGGRRGKGPAWGGGTWSTDYGTFWCCQGTGVESNTKLMDSVYFHDGTTLTVNLFLPSVLDWTQRGITVTQTTAFPAEDTTTLKVTGSVGGTWSLRVRIPGWTSGAVVSVNGVAQSVAATPGTYATLTRSWVSGDTVTVKLPMRVALQAANDSPGVAAVTYGPAVLAGNYGSTALSALPALDAATITRTSSTALAFTATADGAKVDLGPFHDAQGFNYTVYWRTDSASFRLVNAASGLVLGIQNTSTADGGLALQWPDTGTADHNWALVVDGAALRLRNANSGKVLGVKDMSTADNAPILQWADSGTADHRWTVVDAGNGYYKLQNVNSGKLLGIAGGSTAQGAAAVQLPDSGSAAGQWQFAPVGARRIQNVASGRLLGIRDMSTADGGLAIQWDDNGTADHLWTAALDTGGYLRLRNANSGKVLATENGGTANGTRIVQWADNGAADHRWRLRHGGGDTFRIQCADSGRVLGISGASTASGAQAVLWDDNGTSDHLWRFI